The following proteins are co-located in the Fusobacteria bacterium ZRK30 genome:
- the argH gene encoding argininosuccinate lyase has protein sequence MKLWGGRFNKETAKILEEFNGSINFDKRMYEEDIVGSIAHSKMLAKQEIIGIDEQKKIENGLKQILEEIKAGKFTFDLKDEDIHMAIEKRLIEIVGEVGGKLHTARSRNDQVALDIRMYLKKESMAIEELLGELLDGLVETADKNKDVIMPGYTHLQRAQPILFSHHMMAYYEMFKRDLDRLKDSYKRLDVMPLGAGALAGTTYNIDRHFVAGELGFSSVTKNSLDTVSDRDFIIELNFIISMVSMHMSRLAEEVILWSTSEFSFVTLDDSYSTGSSIMPQKKNPDIAELIRGKTGRIFGNLMGILTVMKGLPLAYNKDTQEDKEGIFDSIDTIKISLVIFKEMLVTMKINEKNMIKGIENGFINATDVADYLAKKGLPFREAHRIVGELVVYCEINKKRLSELKLEEFKGYSDLFEGDINKKISIEECVNERKSYGGTGIESVERQIKDAKEFLKK, from the coding sequence ATGAAACTTTGGGGTGGACGATTTAATAAGGAAACAGCAAAAATATTAGAGGAATTCAATGGATCTATAAATTTTGATAAAAGAATGTATGAAGAGGACATAGTGGGGAGTATAGCCCACTCTAAGATGCTGGCTAAACAGGAGATTATTGGAATAGATGAACAAAAAAAAATAGAAAACGGACTGAAACAGATACTCGAAGAGATAAAGGCTGGGAAGTTTACATTTGATCTAAAAGATGAAGATATCCATATGGCTATTGAGAAAAGATTGATAGAGATCGTAGGAGAAGTAGGGGGGAAACTCCATACAGCTAGAAGCAGAAATGATCAGGTAGCTTTGGATATCAGAATGTATCTAAAAAAAGAAAGTATGGCAATTGAGGAATTATTAGGAGAACTATTGGATGGGTTGGTAGAAACAGCTGATAAAAATAAAGATGTTATTATGCCTGGATACACCCATCTCCAGAGAGCACAGCCTATCTTATTTTCCCATCATATGATGGCTTATTATGAGATGTTTAAAAGAGATTTAGACAGATTAAAAGACTCCTACAAAAGACTGGATGTAATGCCACTGGGAGCCGGAGCGTTAGCTGGGACAACCTATAATATCGACAGACACTTTGTAGCCGGTGAACTTGGATTTTCTAGTGTTACTAAAAATAGTTTGGATACTGTCAGCGACAGAGACTTTATAATTGAATTGAATTTTATAATTTCTATGGTATCTATGCATATGTCCAGACTGGCTGAAGAGGTTATTTTATGGTCTACAAGTGAATTTTCCTTTGTGACTTTGGATGACTCCTATTCTACAGGATCTTCTATTATGCCCCAGAAAAAAAATCCGGATATAGCAGAACTTATTCGGGGGAAAACAGGAAGAATTTTTGGGAATTTAATGGGAATATTGACTGTTATGAAGGGACTGCCACTGGCTTACAACAAGGATACTCAGGAGGATAAGGAGGGAATTTTTGATTCCATAGATACCATAAAGATCTCACTGGTTATCTTTAAAGAGATGCTGGTTACTATGAAGATAAATGAAAAAAATATGATAAAAGGGATTGAAAATGGATTTATAAATGCTACCGATGTAGCTGATTATCTGGCAAAAAAAGGTCTGCCATTCAGAGAAGCCCACAGAATAGTAGGGGAATTGGTTGTTTATTGTGAGATAAATAAAAAAAGATTATCAGAATTAAAGTTAGAGGAATTTAAAGGGTACAGTGATCTATTTGAAGGTGATATAAATAAAAAGATAAGTATAGAGGAGTGTGTCAATGAGAGAAAAAGTTATGGTGGAACCGGGATAGAATCGGTAGAAAGACAGATAAAGGATGCCAAGGAATTTTTAAAAAAATAA
- a CDS encoding transporter substrate-binding domain-containing protein, which yields MKKIMQLMMVLIVGLIMTACGGSKEEEKVIVVGTAPNFVPFEYMDGDEIVGFDMDLLKEIGKESGLKFKVVGMDFSGLLPALQTKKIDLIVAGMSITEDRKKNVNFSHPYFNVSQVIMVEEGSKDIGKESEIAGKKIGVVMGTTSDTIAEDLSKKLDGVEVEKYNKLHEAALSLQAEKIDMIILDYQQAVKTVEKNKGLKLAAHTLQSEEYAIAIGKEDVELLDKINKALDKILGSEKYNELIEKHIENK from the coding sequence ATGAAAAAAATAATGCAATTAATGATGGTGTTAATAGTGGGATTAATAATGACAGCATGTGGAGGAAGTAAGGAGGAGGAAAAGGTTATAGTTGTAGGAACTGCTCCGAATTTTGTGCCATTTGAATATATGGATGGGGATGAGATAGTAGGGTTTGATATGGACCTGTTGAAGGAGATCGGAAAAGAAAGCGGACTTAAATTTAAAGTAGTAGGGATGGATTTCAGCGGACTTCTGCCAGCTCTTCAGACTAAAAAAATAGATTTAATCGTAGCTGGAATGTCAATAACAGAGGATAGAAAGAAAAATGTGAATTTTAGCCACCCATATTTTAATGTGAGTCAGGTAATCATGGTAGAAGAAGGATCAAAAGACATAGGGAAAGAGTCGGAGATAGCAGGTAAGAAAATAGGTGTGGTGATGGGTACAACCAGTGATACCATAGCTGAGGATCTATCTAAAAAATTAGATGGGGTAGAGGTAGAAAAATACAATAAATTACATGAAGCGGCTTTATCATTACAGGCAGAAAAAATAGATATGATAATCCTGGATTACCAGCAGGCAGTTAAAACTGTGGAAAAAAATAAAGGGTTAAAATTAGCTGCTCATACTCTGCAATCGGAAGAATATGCCATAGCTATAGGGAAAGAGGATGTAGAACTGTTAGATAAAATAAATAAGGCCTTGGATAAGATTCTTGGAAGCGAAAAATATAATGAATTAATAGAAAAACACATAGAAAATAAATAG